TTTAATCACAAGTATGTCACAATGCTTAGGTACAACCTGCTCGGAGGTTTCACTTGATCTTAGCCTAAGATCACCCGTATAAACTACCTTTTTGCCATCGAAATCTACCGAGATCTGAGAAGATCCAAGCATTGCCCCAGAAGGTAATAGCTCGACCTGAACCCTTCCAAGCGAAAATGGCCGATTAAAAGGACAAGCCAGAACGACGGAATTTCTTATTTTTTTCCCTAAAAGTCTTATAGTCTGTGGTGTCGCTATTATCTTTTTATGGGGCCCAAATTTATTAAAACCGGCGCTTGATATAAACGACAACGGCGCCTTTCTTTTAGAATCGAACCAGAGATCAGTCTTTTTTAGATGAATGCCATCTTTATACTCGATCATCTCTTTTCGATTAGTCTAAGGCCAGTCGGAGAATTTGCAAGTTTATTTTTCCTGAACGAGTTAATTTTTCAAATCGATCTATACAGGGGCAGCTTTCTCGCGATAGACCTGAAAGGAGAGCCGCCTCGTCTTGCGCTTGCGGCTCTCAATTCTTATGGCAGGAATATAAGAAACGCAAAAAACAGGAGCGTTTACAACTACAGATGTTAAGTAATTCGAGGACAGTTTTTTAGATCTTAAATGGGCATTCAAAAAATTGCCAAAATCAATTCCGGAAGCGTTAAAAAAAGTGACAATCATTACTGTCATCTCGAAGGAACAGAGTGACTGAGAGAACTAATTAATTATAGCAATAGATATCTCGCATTCGCTCGATACGCAAGCGTTTTTTGTCAGCCCTTGATTTTTGTTTCTTTGTATCAAGACAAAGAAAATAATATCAAGACCTCCCGGAGGTTGTTTATACAAAGGCGCCTTTTGTAAAAATTGGGGCTCTTCTATCTTTTCTAACCGTGTTGATAGCGTTGCACTTTCAGACTGTCGCTTTTCTCACGCATGCAATAACCGTCATAAAGGGCCTGCATCCGTAGCAAAAAATCCATATTGACATCAAAAGCCTTTTCCATGCGCAGGGCCATTTCCGCCGACAGGCTGGAT
The sequence above is a segment of the Thermodesulfobacteriota bacterium genome. Coding sequences within it:
- a CDS encoding HigA family addiction module antitoxin — translated: MIKVGMKPSHPGEFIRRQVLEPLGLTITTAAKVLDVRRATLNDLVNGKSSLSAEMALRMEKAFDVNMDFLLRMQALYDGYCMREKSDSLKVQRYQHG